The genomic DNA GATGAGCAAAGTGCCCGTCAGTCGTTGGAGCGGGCCTGGCAACAGCTGACTGCGGCCCAGCGTCAGGAACCTAGGTTGGTGCTGGCTTATGCCGAACAACTGCGCCAGGTGGGAGCTCAAGGTGAAGCCGAACAGGTACTACGCGCTGCCCTCAAACGTGACTACGAAAGTCACCTGGCGCGCCTGTATGGCCTGGTGCGCGGCGATGATCCGGCGCGTCAACTGCAAACAGCCGAAGGCTGGCTCAAGGCGAATCCCCAAGACCCGAGCCTGTTGCTGACTCTTGGCCGCCTTAGCTTGCAAAACCGCCTTTGGGGCAAGGCGCGCGATTACCTGGAAAGCAGCTTGCGCATGGAGCGCAACCCGGAAACCTGCGCCGAACTGGCTCGGCTGCTGGCTGGCCTCGGTGAGACCGAGCGCAGCAACCAACTGTTCCAGGAAGGCCTGGGTCTGCTTGATGAGCGTTTGTTGGCCTTGCCATTGCCGGAGGGCGTGCGCGCCTGAAAGGCCCCATGAGCCCGCACCGGGCGGGCTCATGGGATGGTTGGTGAGTCTTGCGATACCTGTTTTTTTCTGTAATGCGCTTCGCAAGAAATTTCCCACAATGCGAGTGGAAATTTCTTCTACCCCTCAGTGACTTATCTCCCCTGTAGTGCCTTGAAACAAAGGACATCTTTCCTCTACCGTTCCAAGCCACTCAATTTGCCCCGGGACAACCACCTTTCATGTTGCCGGCCCGCTTGCGCACTTTTTTTCTACCGGCCTGCCTTGCCTCATTGGCGGTGCTGCTTGCGTCCTTTTACCTGGAGAGCGCTCTGGGCCTGGTACCTTGCCCGCTGTGCTTCAGTCAGCGGTTCCTGGTGGGCGTGTATGCCATGATCTGCCTGTGTGCGGCCATTCATGCGCCGGGCGTTGCCGCTATGTGCCGGTATGCGCGAGCAGCTTTGGGTTGTTCGGTGGCCGGAGCCCTGCTGGCGGCCAGGCATGTCTGGTTGCAAGGGGAGATTGGTACAAGCCATGAGTGCCCGGTGCCATTCTGGCAAACACTGGAAAGCTCCTGGCGTGAAGCGGCCCGTCAACTCTTGCTTGGCGGGCCGGATTGCAGCTCGTTGACCTGGAGCTTTCTTGACCTGACCTTGCCCGAATGGAGCCTGCTGGCCTTCCTGTTGCTGGCAATGCTACCCATGGCCTGTCTGCTGGCGTATCGTTTCCGCACACTGGGCAAAGCCTGACTTGGCGCAGGCTTCAGTAGATGGCACGA from Pseudomonas putida includes the following:
- a CDS encoding disulfide bond formation protein B; the protein is MLPARLRTFFLPACLASLAVLLASFYLESALGLVPCPLCFSQRFLVGVYAMICLCAAIHAPGVAAMCRYARAALGCSVAGALLAARHVWLQGEIGTSHECPVPFWQTLESSWREAARQLLLGGPDCSSLTWSFLDLTLPEWSLLAFLLLAMLPMACLLAYRFRTLGKA